One part of the Aspergillus luchuensis IFO 4308 DNA, chromosome 5, nearly complete sequence genome encodes these proteins:
- a CDS encoding uncharacterized protein (InterPro:IPR032675), which yields MSLLNLPQEILVLIISKLQASGDYNTLLKLCQTSKTVCALVQPKIFRQYPRWGYIDDRYWLPVFEHRIGSLICFIRTVIERPGLGACVRSLTVEAFNQRSYLPQDWEKKLLKDLFEMFARAANQLPASWKQQYLTAPDEVHSNSLLMLLITLTPKLETLRLKITEEGLEGLEGLEPLWERDSQSVRSHGYLANLKELDIECDEMLHKSMRGLFHLMHLPNLNELTLYDADEDGPGCPPLELLLPKSLSITTLKLVGVKFHQTTLRQMVHACRSLKVFCYYSAWETEDASHPKKSDLVSILKPHQNSLQQIDADLDAVRPRDFSEYGSFTAFTSLTHLGLAQTGLKDAADLPGSLEHLRLVVCAQPVYEFLTSLISKRKIGQLALKSLKLYQNGDIHPREGSWILGIKPFPELWETEEGRVEMMKACRRLDDLIETADFSVEIFSCSAWKMYLVMQEKLRTGSRYREFRKEYEYVRV from the coding sequence ATGAGTCTTTTAAACCTACCGCAGGAGATCTTGGTGCTCATAATATCTAAGTTGCAGGCATCCGGCGACTATAACACCTTGTTAAAGCTTTGCCAAACTTCAAAGACTGTATGTGCCCTCGTCCAGCCCAAAATCTTCCGCCAATATCCGAGATGGGGTTATATCGATGACAGATATTGGTTACCTGTGTTTGAACACCGCATTGGTTCTCTTATCTGCTTCATACGAACTGTTATTGAACGGCCTGGCTTGGGAGCCTGTGTACGCAGTTTGACCGTGGAGGCGTTCAACCAGAGGTCTTATTTACCGCAAGACTGGGAGAAAAAACTCCTGAAGGACTTATTTGAGATGTTTGCAAGAGCAGCTAACCAACTTCCAGCGAGCTGGAAGCAACAATATTTGACAGCTCCCGATGAAGTACATTCGAACTCATTGCTCATGCTTCTTATAACGCTGACGCCTAAATTGGAAACATTACGTCTCAAAATCACTGAAGAAGGCCTGGAAGGATTGGAAGGGCTGGAGCCGCTCTGGGAGCGAGATTCTCAGAGCGTGCGCAGCCATGGGTATCTCGCCAACTTGAAGGAACTTGATATTGAATGTGATGAAATGCTTCACAAATCGATGAGAGGTTTGTTTCATCTCATGCATCTGCCCAACTTGAACGAGCTCACGTTGTATGAcgctgatgaggatggccCTGGCTGTCCACCTCTTGAACTTCTTCTACCCAAGTCTCTTAGTATTACGACACTGAAATTGGTAGGAGTTAAGTTTCATCAAACAACATTGCGCCAAATGGTTCATGCATGCAGGAGCCTGAAGGTATTCTGCTATTATTCGGCCTGGGAAACTGAAGATGCTTCTCATCCCAAAAAATCCGATCTAGTATCAATCCTGAAGCCTCATCAAAACAGCCTCCAACAAATTGACGCCGATTTGGACGCTGTGAGGCCCCGTGACTTTAGTGAATATGGCTCATTCACAGCCTTCACAAGCCTCACACATCTTGGCCTGGCGCAAACTGGGCTGAAAGATGCCGCAGACCTTCCAGGCTCTCTAGAACACCTGAGACTTGTGGTTTGTGCTCAACCTGTATATGAGTTTCTCACCAGCCTGATATCAAAGAGAAAGATCGGCCAATTGGCTTTGAAATCCCTCAAACTATACCAAAATGGGGACATTCACCCAAGGGAAGGCAGTTGGATCCTCGGGATCAAACCTTTTCCTGAGTTATGGGAAACGGAGGAGGGCAGAGTGGAAATGATGAAGGCGTGTCGACGCTTGGATGATCTCATCGAAACGGCGGACTTTTCAGTCGAAATTTTCAGCTGTTCGGCCTGGAAGATGTACCTCGTCATGCAAGAAAAGCTTAGGACGGGTTCGCGTTATCGCGAATTTCGGAAGGAGTACGAGTATGTGCGTGTCTGA
- a CDS encoding uncharacterized protein (COG:S;~EggNog:ENOG410PSY2): MFYNALIRTHHITSRKKVSALKRAADIHNCFVLLRSGGCPGIMYVEAKDQSAVESWVTVVRKLRYKDFQLATRPGPLHDENETDLRDRKQSPHQTRMRDIRAGVSEVETVKEFGGLMEQRGVWKWWRKGMGYVS; this comes from the coding sequence ATGTTCTACAACGCCCTCATCCGAACCCACCACATCACCTCCCGCAAAAAGGTGTCTGCGCTGAAACGCGCAGCCGATATACACAATTGCTTCGTGCTTCTGCGCTCCGGTGGTTGTCCAGGGATAATGTATGTCGAGGCGAAAGACCAATCCGCTGTTGAGTCTTGGGTGACTGTCGTTCGAAAACTTCGGTACAAGGATTTTCAACTAGCCACGCGACCAGGACCCCTCCACGACGAGAATGAGACAGACCTTCGTGATCGGAAGCAGTCACCCCACCAGACAAGAATGAGGGATATAAGGGCCGGTGTGTCGGAGGTAGAGACCGTCAAGGAATTTGGGGGTTTGATGGAACAACGGGGTGTCTGGAAATGGTGGAGAAAGGGGATGGGATACGTCTCTTGA
- a CDS encoding DUF1996 domain-containing protein (COG:S;~EggNog:ENOG410PWSJ;~InterPro:IPR018535;~PFAM:PF09362;~SECRETED:SignalP(1-20)) — MWNRYIAALLLLSSGSNVLAQQRTTDEFTFSCDPLTTQLSDPIVAPGKPSTHTHVVTGGTAFQRTMNESTAQNAKGTTCEVDINRSNYWVPQLYHRLRNGSFELVEYQSSSIYYFDRACNYTAGATDCDEKLVPLAPPKGLRMLAGDPSLRTYNDSNWSQRAISHMCIGKDGSSNETKGLPQQPYEMLRSQVFMPSCWDGENLDSSDHKSHMAYPDTGDYNKGVCPKSHPVAIYSIFLEFFFNTAPHPDYKNWIYATGDKTGYGLHGDFMYGWTDQVALEQAIDTCTGPQGLTDPDCSITRNQTRDLAPISQPLDVPAPKDNIGQHGPVNRLPGHRNWATKHDNSTLHG, encoded by the exons ATGTGGAACCGCTACATCGCAGCGCTACTTCTGCTCAGCAGCGGTAGCAATGTCCTTGCTCAGCAGCGCACGACAGATGAGTTTACCTTCAGCTGCGATCCATTGACGACTCAACTGTCCGACCCGATAGTCGCGCCGGGAAAGCCATCTACGCATACGCATGTTGTTACTGGGGGGACAGCATTCCAGCGAACAATGAACGAGAGCACGGCGCAGAACGCAAAGGGGACGACGTGCGAAGTGGATATTAATAGGAGCAATTATTGGGTTCCGCAGCTCTATCATCGCCTGAGGAATGGGTCGTTTGAGCTTGTGGAGTATCAGTCCAGT AGTATTTATTACTTTGATCGAGCGTGTAATTATACGGCCGGTGCTACTGATTGTGATGAGAAGCTGGTTCCGCTGGCGCCGCCGAAAGGTCTGCGCATGCTTGCTGGGGATCCGAGTCTTCG GACCTATAATGATTCGAATTGGTCCCAGCGTGCCATCAGTCATATGTGCATTGGCAAAGATGGAAGCTCGAATGAGACAAAAGGCTTGCCTCAGCAGCCTTATGAAATGTTGAGGTCGCAGGTTTTTATGCCCTCCtgctgggatggagagaatcTGGACAGCTCAGATCATAAGAGTCAT ATGGCGTATCCCGACACTGGAGACTATAACAAGGGTGTTTGTCCCAAGTCTCATCCCGTTGCGATATATTCCATCTTTCTGGAATTCTTTTTCAACACAGCACCCCATCCAGACTACAAGAACTGGATATATGCGACAGGTGACAAAACCGGATACGGCTTGCACGGAGATTTCATGTACGGTTGGACAGACCAGGTCGCCTTGGAGCAAGCTATAGACACCTGTACCGGTCCACAAGGATTGACCGACCCAGACTGCTCGATAACAAGGAACCAAACAAGAGACTTGGCCCCAATTTCGCAGCCATTGGATGTTCCTGCACCGAAAGACAACATCGGTCAACATGGCCCCGTCAATAGATTGCCCGGTCACCGTAACTGGGCGACTAAGCATGACAATTCGACATTGCATGGGTGA